In Polaromonas sp. JS666, one genomic interval encodes:
- a CDS encoding LysR family transcriptional regulator, with protein MELQDIDLNLLVIFNQLLTEKKVSKVAENLGLGQPAVSNALARLRKLFGDELFLRTSSGMQPTPFADQLAESIGYALGMIHGAVNARNSFDPATSKRTFSIGMTDIGEIYFLPLLMEKIQKVAPAVSISTVRNTSTNLKDSMEAGHIDLAIGLLPQLKAGFFQQRLFTQQYVCMFRQGHPLDKKKILPSDFFAADHVAIVSAGTGHGIVDEILDKNSPQRKVKLTVPHFVAVGHILQSTELVATVPERLAERMATPFNLKYVAHPIKLPQIAINLFWHAKYHKDPANQWLRGLIFNMHADG; from the coding sequence ATGGAACTCCAGGACATCGACCTGAACTTGCTGGTCATCTTCAACCAGTTGTTGACGGAAAAAAAAGTCTCGAAAGTCGCCGAGAACCTCGGCCTCGGGCAACCCGCTGTCAGCAACGCGCTGGCGCGCCTGCGCAAGCTTTTTGGCGACGAACTTTTCCTGCGCACGTCCAGTGGCATGCAGCCCACGCCTTTCGCCGACCAGTTGGCCGAATCGATAGGCTACGCGCTGGGCATGATCCACGGCGCGGTCAACGCCAGGAATTCATTCGACCCCGCCACCAGCAAGCGGACCTTCTCAATCGGGATGACCGACATCGGCGAGATCTACTTCCTGCCCCTTTTGATGGAAAAGATCCAGAAGGTGGCGCCGGCCGTGTCGATCAGCACAGTACGTAATACCAGCACTAACCTGAAGGACTCCATGGAGGCAGGCCATATCGATCTGGCCATCGGATTGCTGCCCCAGCTCAAGGCCGGCTTCTTCCAGCAGCGATTGTTCACTCAGCAATATGTCTGCATGTTCAGGCAGGGGCACCCGCTGGACAAGAAAAAAATCCTGCCGTCAGATTTTTTTGCAGCGGACCATGTGGCGATTGTTTCGGCAGGTACAGGCCACGGGATAGTCGATGAAATACTGGACAAAAATTCACCACAGCGGAAGGTGAAGTTGACCGTACCGCATTTTGTGGCGGTGGGTCACATTCTCCAGTCAACGGAACTGGTGGCCACCGTGCCGGAACGCCTCGCAGAACGGATGGCCACACCTTTCAACCTGAAATACGTCGCACACCCCATCAAGCTTCCGCAGATTGCCATCAATCTGTTCTGGCATGCCAAGTACCACAAAGACCCCGCCAATCAGTGGTTGCGGGGCCTCATCTTCAACATGCATGCAGATGGGTAG
- a CDS encoding LysR family transcriptional regulator: protein MATPDFNLLVTLDVLLAEGSVVRAARRLRLSPSAMSRALARLRETTGDPLLVRAGRGLVPTPRAIALREQVGQLVQDAEAVLRPVEKLKLKKLVRTFTLRTREGFVENFGPALIARVGQEAPGVRLCFVQKLDKDSTPLRDGTVDLETGVVGRATAPELRVQALFRDRFIGVVRAGHPLSQGEITPARYAASRHIGVSRRGLGAEPVDEALVPLGLQREIATIVGGFSAALALARASDLIATVPERHTGNLRAGMHSFPLPVATPEITVSLLWHPRLDADPAHRWLRGCVRDACADIR from the coding sequence ATGGCGACACCCGATTTCAACTTGCTGGTCACCCTTGATGTGCTGCTCGCGGAAGGCAGCGTTGTGCGCGCGGCCCGGCGCTTGCGGCTCAGCCCGTCGGCGATGAGCCGGGCGCTGGCGAGGTTGCGCGAGACGACGGGCGATCCGCTGCTGGTCAGGGCCGGGCGCGGCCTCGTCCCCACACCCCGGGCGATAGCACTGCGCGAGCAGGTCGGCCAGCTCGTGCAGGACGCGGAAGCGGTTCTGCGCCCCGTGGAGAAGCTCAAGCTCAAAAAGCTGGTCCGAACCTTCACGCTGCGGACCCGCGAAGGCTTTGTGGAGAACTTCGGGCCGGCGCTCATTGCCCGCGTCGGCCAGGAGGCGCCCGGCGTGCGGCTGTGCTTCGTGCAGAAGCTGGACAAAGACAGCACGCCGCTGCGCGACGGGACCGTCGACCTGGAAACCGGCGTGGTGGGCAGGGCGACGGCTCCTGAGCTGCGCGTGCAGGCCTTGTTCCGGGACCGCTTCATTGGCGTCGTGCGAGCGGGGCACCCGCTGAGCCAGGGCGAGATCACGCCGGCCCGTTATGCGGCCAGCAGGCACATCGGCGTCTCGCGGCGGGGTCTGGGCGCGGAGCCGGTGGATGAAGCCTTGGTGCCGCTCGGGCTGCAAAGGGAAATCGCCACCATCGTCGGCGGTTTTTCGGCCGCGCTGGCGCTGGCCCGGGCCTCAGACCTGATCGCCACTGTTCCCGAACGGCATACCGGAAACCTGCGCGCCGGTATGCACAGTTTTCCCCTTCCGGTCGCCACGCCGGAGATCACGGTGTCATTGCTCTGGCACCCACGGCTGGATGCCGATCCGGCGCATCGCTGGCTGCGCGGGTGTGTTCGGGACGCCTGCGCGGACATCCGCTGA